In Malus sylvestris chromosome 15, drMalSylv7.2, whole genome shotgun sequence, a single genomic region encodes these proteins:
- the LOC126602375 gene encoding L-ascorbate oxidase-like, with translation MAEHLQRNHGVVFKSAVALLVCVLCLIIEVPVVEGRIRHYKWELKYEYKSPDCFKKLVITVNGISPGPTIHAQQGDTIIVEVTNSLGTENTAIHWHGIRQIGTPWYDGTEGVTQCPILPGDTFKYQFVVDRPGTYLYHAHYGMQREAGIYGSIRVALRDGESEPFAYDYDRSIILNDWYHKTTYEHAVGLSAPIHKFAFVGEPQSLLIQGKGRFNCSSLTTPSLDPGVCNASNPECSPYAMTTVPGKTYRLRIASLTALSALSFQIEGHNMTVVEADGHNVEPFTVKNLFIYSGETYSVLVKADQDPSRNYWITTNVVSRNATTPPGLGIFNYYPNHPRRSPPSVPPAGPAWNNIRARLDQSLAIKARQGFIHTPPATSDRVIVLLNTQNTVNGVVRWSVNNVSFNHPHAPYLIALKENLTDAFDQTPPPDGYDFVNYDIYKVQNNTNGTTSNGIYRLKFNTTVDIILQNANTRNANNSETHPWHLHGHDFWVLGHGEGKFDMFNDPKKYNLVNPIMKNTVPVHLYGWTALRFKADNPGAWAFHCHIESHFYMGMGVVFESGIDKVGKLPSSIMGCGQTRGVHRP, from the exons ATGGCTGAGCATTTACAGAGAAATCACGGTGTCGTTTTTAAATCGGCGGTGGCTCTGTTGGTATGTGTTCTGTGCTTGATTATTGAGGTTCCAGTTGTGGAGGGTAGAATTAGGCATTACAAATGGGAGCTCAAGTACGAGTACAAGTCCCCTGACTGCTTCAAGAAACTGGTTATAACCGTCAATGGCATAAGTCCTGGGCCGACCATACATGCCCAGCAGGGCGACACAATCATCGTTGAGGTTACTAACAGTCTCGGGACAGAAAATACCGCCATACATTGGCACGGAATCCGACAG ATTGGAACACCGTGGTATGATGGAACCGAAGGGGTGACTCAGTGTCCAATACTGCCTGGAGATACCTTCAAGTATCAGTTTGTGGTTGATAGG CCTGGGACATACCTGTACCATGCCCATTACGGAATGCAAAGAGAAGCTGGCATATACGGTTCAATCCGCGTAGCACTTCGAGATGGAGAATCCGAGCCCTTTGCTTACGATTATGATCGAAGCATCATACTCAATGACTGGTACCACAAAACCACTTACGAACATGCCGTTGGGCTGTCCGCGCCCATCCATAagtttgcctttgttggggaaCCTCAG TCGCTTCTGATACAAGGTAAAGGAAGATTCAACTGCTCTTCTCTGACTACTCCAAGCTTAGATCCCGGTGTTTGTAACGCAAGCAACCCCGAATGCTCTCCTTATGCAATGACAACGGTCCCCGGCAAAACTTATCGACTCAGAATTGCTAGCTTGACTGCTCTATCAGCCCTCAGTTTCCAAATAGAG GGCCATAACATGACGGTGGTGGAAGCGGACGGGCATAACGTTGAGCCATTCACCGTAAAGAACCTCTTCATATATTCCGGTGAGACATACTCTGTGCTAGTAAAAGCAGACCAAGACCCTTCAAGAAACTATTGGATCACAACCAATGTGGTTAGCCGCAATGCCACCACGCCACCAGGTTTGGGCATTTTCAATTACTATCCAAACCATCCTCGGAGGTCTCCTCCATCCGTACCACCAGCAGGCCCTGCTTGGAACAACATTCGCGCTCGACTGGATCAAAGTCTTGCCATTAAGGCACGCCAAGGCTTCATCCACACGCCTCCTGCAACTTCAGACAGAGTGATTGTGCTTCTCAACACACAAAACACCGTCAACGGCGTTGTCCGGTGGTCGGTGAACAATGTGTCCTTCAATCACCCTCACGCGCCTTATCTGATTGCCCTCAAAGAGAATTTGACCGACGCATTTGATCAAACACCTCCACCCGATGGGTATGACTTTGTAAACTACGACATTTACAAAGTACAAAACAACACAAATGGAACCACAAGCAATGGAATTTACAGGCTCAAGTTCAATACAACAGTGGACATAATACTGCAAAATGCAAACACCAGGAACGCAAACAACAGCGAGACGCATCCATGGCATCTTCACGGGCACGATTTTTGGGTGCTCGGACACGGAGAGGGAAAGTTTGACATGTTCAATGACCCAAAAAAGTACAATTTGGTGAATCCAATCATGAAGAACACGGTGCCGGTTCATCTTTACGGATGGACAGCATTGAGGTTCAAGGCAGACAATCCAGGGGCGTGGGCGTTTCATTGCCACATAGAGTCTCATTTCTACATGGGAATGGGTGTGGTGTTTGAATCAGGCATAGATAAGGTGGGAAAATTGCCTTCCTCCATTATGGGCTGTGGTCAAACCAGAGGAGTCCACAGGCCATAG